Proteins from a genomic interval of Desulfitibacter alkalitolerans DSM 16504:
- a CDS encoding acyl-CoA dehydratase activase, giving the protein MITIGIDIGSTATKAVLLNGTKELYEIMPTGWSPKETGKAIVSRLLEKGHLRRDQVSKIVATGYGRDLISIAHKAVTEITCHGRGAAFLVEDADMVIDIGGQDSKVIKIHRSGRVVDFIMNDKCAAGTGRFLEVTAVSLGLDVSELEKYHDSRNMVSINSMCTVFAETEVISLLAAGIEKEKIVAGLHSSVAGRVANMAKKLGVGSKIVFTGGVSLNGAIREMLKLHLEANVLTPALSQYAGAMGAALIARDMNG; this is encoded by the coding sequence ATGATTACAATTGGGATTGATATTGGCTCAACAGCTACCAAGGCAGTACTATTAAATGGCACAAAAGAATTATATGAAATAATGCCCACTGGTTGGAGTCCCAAAGAGACCGGCAAAGCTATAGTATCAAGGTTGCTGGAAAAGGGACATTTGAGAAGGGACCAGGTGTCTAAAATAGTTGCTACCGGCTATGGGAGGGATCTCATTAGCATAGCTCATAAGGCCGTTACAGAGATAACATGTCATGGAAGGGGTGCGGCATTTCTGGTAGAGGATGCAGATATGGTTATTGACATTGGCGGCCAGGACAGTAAAGTTATAAAAATTCACAGGTCAGGGAGAGTTGTTGATTTTATTATGAATGACAAATGTGCAGCAGGAACAGGCAGGTTCCTGGAGGTTACTGCAGTTTCCCTGGGACTCGACGTTAGTGAACTTGAAAAGTATCATGATAGTAGGAACATGGTGTCTATTAACAGTATGTGTACGGTCTTTGCAGAAACTGAGGTAATAAGTCTTTTGGCTGCCGGAATTGAAAAGGAAAAAATAGTAGCTGGGCTGCACAGCTCGGTAGCCGGCAGGGTCGCAAATATGGCAAAAAAACTGGGTGTAGGCTCCAAAATAGTTTTTACCGGGGGAGTATCTTTAAATGGAGCAATTAGAGAAATGTTAAAGCTGCACCTTGAGGCAAATGTGCTTACACCTGCATTATCACAATATGCTGGAGCCATGGGAGCAGCCTTAATAGCAAGAGATATGAATGGCTAA